One segment of Massilia sp. Se16.2.3 DNA contains the following:
- a CDS encoding tetratricopeptide repeat protein has translation MGCIRDNSIDTGSACRVSIRLHFEDRDATSTTPGRHPGGLLPAAWATTTCDDACLKRIDDGHALVAKGKYKGAFASFEAARAGAPQSSLPLSVAAGLLQDLSKSAAPEQADSLRKNARGLAQRALELDPDDVLAHEALRKLDEDTPSPVHQPNAAARTALDEAEVFFSEHKYPEALAKYQQAMALDPQASTPWVGAGDCYFFQKQYAQAEPLFRRATEIEPHNPQAWRFLADSLVAQGKRESADKALLAAIAADPSQQPSWGKLAALRDAMGLPLSPLRFRRGVSVSKDKDGKDRVVLDQDVVGRSDGPEGSFRLALALGEIEARAVKDKQASAFEVELHAWRRALQVLDDLGSTPDKQTRDPALRRLQAMAKDGQLEPALLLLMYRGAYRPALQAWLARDPGGVNRFIDRYGVRP, from the coding sequence GTGGGTTGCATTCGTGATAATTCGATAGACACCGGCAGCGCCTGCCGGGTTAGCATACGGCTTCACTTCGAGGACCGCGATGCTACGTCAACCACTCCTGGCCGCCACCCTGGCGGCCTTCTTCCCGCGGCTTGGGCCACCACCACCTGCGACGACGCCTGCCTGAAGCGCATTGACGACGGCCATGCGCTGGTCGCCAAGGGCAAGTACAAGGGAGCATTCGCCAGTTTCGAGGCTGCCCGTGCCGGCGCCCCGCAGTCGTCCCTGCCGCTGTCGGTTGCGGCGGGACTGCTGCAGGACTTGTCGAAGTCGGCGGCGCCCGAACAGGCCGACAGCCTGCGCAAGAATGCGCGCGGCCTCGCTCAGCGCGCCCTCGAACTCGATCCGGACGACGTGCTGGCCCATGAGGCACTGCGCAAGCTCGACGAGGACACTCCCTCGCCTGTGCACCAGCCCAACGCCGCTGCGCGGACGGCGCTGGACGAAGCCGAGGTTTTCTTTTCCGAACACAAGTATCCCGAGGCGCTGGCGAAATACCAGCAAGCCATGGCGCTCGACCCGCAGGCCTCCACACCCTGGGTCGGCGCCGGCGACTGCTACTTCTTCCAGAAACAGTATGCCCAGGCCGAGCCGCTGTTTCGCCGCGCAACCGAGATCGAGCCGCATAATCCACAGGCCTGGCGCTTCCTCGCCGACTCCCTCGTCGCCCAGGGCAAACGGGAATCCGCCGACAAGGCCCTGCTTGCCGCCATCGCGGCCGATCCGTCCCAGCAGCCGAGCTGGGGCAAGCTGGCCGCACTGCGCGACGCCATGGGCCTGCCCTTGAGTCCGCTGCGCTTCCGGCGCGGGGTGAGCGTGTCGAAGGACAAGGACGGCAAGGACAGGGTCGTGCTCGACCAGGATGTCGTCGGCCGCAGCGACGGTCCGGAAGGCAGCTTCCGCCTGGCCCTGGCGCTGGGCGAAATCGAAGCGCGCGCCGTAAAGGACAAGCAGGCTTCGGCTTTCGAGGTCGAGCTGCATGCCTGGCGCCGCGCCCTGCAGGTGTTGGATGATCTCGGCAGTACACCCGACAAGCAAACGCGCGACCCGGCACTGCGCCGGCTGCAGGCCATGGCAAAGGATGGCCAGCTCGAGCCGGCCCTGCTATTGTTGATGTACCGCGGAGCCTACCGCCCGGCACTGCAAGCCTGGCTGGCGCGCGACCCGGGCGGCGTGAACCGCTTCATCGACCGCTATGGCGTCAGGCCCTGA
- a CDS encoding thioesterase family protein, with protein sequence MDWDYPQPFTLALAPQSGDIDGLNHTNNAVYVRWCEQAGWAHSEALGLSIADYRRLDRAMAIRRGEYDYLLPTVLGEALTLATWLVGGDGKLSMERRFQLVRDSDGATVLRGRWELVCIDISGGRPRRMPPEFIEAYMPRVVPAA encoded by the coding sequence TTGGACTGGGATTATCCGCAACCGTTTACGCTCGCCCTGGCGCCGCAGTCCGGCGACATCGATGGCCTGAATCACACCAACAACGCGGTCTACGTGCGCTGGTGCGAACAGGCCGGCTGGGCCCATTCCGAAGCGCTGGGACTGTCCATTGCCGACTATCGGCGCCTCGACCGGGCCATGGCGATCCGGCGCGGCGAATACGACTACCTGCTGCCGACCGTGCTCGGCGAGGCCCTGACCCTGGCCACCTGGCTGGTGGGCGGCGACGGCAAGCTGTCGATGGAGCGCCGCTTCCAGCTGGTGCGCGACAGCGACGGCGCCACGGTCCTGCGTGGACGCTGGGAACTGGTCTGCATCGACATCAGTGGCGGCCGCCCGCGCCGCATGCCGCCCGAATTTATCGAGGCATACATGCCGCGAGTGGTGCCCGCAGCCTGA
- a CDS encoding DUF1176 domain-containing protein, producing the protein MDIVTPRTAPVRGIYALVAALAFAHPALANAPRGIAFTHEDWELACDNTRTCRAAGYQSIADDDSGDDAAPGKTLPVSVLLTRKAGPDQPVSSEIHVGHYGEDDAEVPPGRSLNMRIDGKPAGQVVLPQGKWFTALAPAQTAALLPALLRRSTIEWTEGRRTWRLSDKGAAAVLLKMDEFRGRLGTPGALVRKGSKDERTVLPAVPAPVVVAGKVAPVDQPVDLSASNLASLRKALAASVGDNCPAMAEAGGEPDSVSLQRLSQGTLLASATCWMGAAGTGEAYWTVNERPPFAPRLVSTMGTDYADGKISASGSGGGYDCMHIDEWTWDGKRFIQTEKGTTGMCRGIDMGGGWSLPVLVTDVRRGR; encoded by the coding sequence ATGGACATCGTCACACCCCGCACGGCCCCGGTCAGGGGCATTTACGCGCTCGTCGCCGCGCTGGCGTTCGCGCATCCCGCGCTGGCGAACGCACCCCGCGGCATTGCTTTCACCCATGAGGATTGGGAGCTCGCCTGCGACAACACACGTACCTGCCGCGCCGCCGGCTACCAGAGCATCGCGGACGATGACAGTGGCGACGACGCCGCGCCCGGCAAGACGCTGCCGGTGTCGGTCCTGCTGACCCGGAAAGCCGGGCCGGACCAGCCCGTCTCGAGCGAGATCCATGTCGGCCACTACGGGGAAGACGACGCGGAGGTTCCGCCCGGGCGCTCCCTGAACATGCGGATCGACGGCAAGCCGGCCGGACAGGTCGTGCTTCCGCAAGGTAAGTGGTTCACGGCGCTCGCACCCGCGCAAACGGCCGCATTGCTGCCGGCCCTGCTTCGCCGCAGCACGATCGAATGGACGGAGGGTCGCCGGACCTGGCGGCTGTCCGACAAGGGTGCTGCCGCGGTCCTGCTGAAGATGGACGAGTTCCGGGGCCGCCTCGGCACGCCGGGTGCGCTCGTGCGCAAGGGCAGCAAGGACGAGCGCACGGTGCTGCCAGCCGTGCCGGCGCCGGTCGTCGTCGCGGGCAAGGTCGCGCCCGTCGACCAGCCCGTCGATTTGTCCGCGTCAAACCTGGCATCGCTCCGCAAAGCCCTGGCCGCTTCCGTCGGGGACAATTGTCCCGCCATGGCCGAGGCGGGCGGCGAGCCCGATTCCGTGAGCCTGCAGCGCCTGTCGCAGGGAACGCTCCTGGCATCGGCCACCTGCTGGATGGGGGCGGCCGGTACCGGAGAAGCCTACTGGACGGTCAACGAGCGTCCACCCTTCGCGCCGAGGCTCGTCTCGACCATGGGCACGGACTATGCGGATGGGAAGATCAGCGCCTCGGGATCGGGCGGAGGCTACGACTGCATGCACATCGACGAATGGACCTGGGACGGCAAGCGCTTCATCCAGACCGAAAAAGGCACGACGGGCATGTGCCGCGGAATCGACATGGGCGGCGGGTGGTCCCTGCCGGTGCTTGTTACCGACGTCCGGCGTGGCCGGTGA
- a CDS encoding GNAT family N-acetyltransferase: protein MQIRMLDATAVATHALQLRGLLQDAVAHGASVGFVTPLSDTLADAYWREVREAVAAGGRILLVGWRDHVLVGTVQLDLCTKPNGSNRAEVQKLLVHSGARRGGVATALMEAVEVQALALRRGLLYLDTEAGSGAEALYGRMGYTKVGELPEYCATPAGAWRATAIYYKTLFVRERQGSLQG from the coding sequence ATGCAGATTCGAATGCTCGATGCCACGGCCGTGGCGACCCATGCGCTGCAGTTGCGCGGGCTGTTGCAGGATGCGGTCGCCCATGGGGCCTCGGTCGGCTTCGTCACGCCGCTGAGCGACACACTGGCAGACGCATATTGGCGCGAGGTGCGCGAGGCCGTGGCGGCGGGCGGCCGCATCCTGCTGGTGGGCTGGCGCGACCATGTGCTGGTTGGCACGGTCCAGCTCGACCTGTGCACCAAGCCGAACGGCAGCAACCGGGCCGAGGTGCAGAAACTGCTGGTGCACAGCGGCGCGCGCCGGGGCGGGGTGGCAACGGCGCTGATGGAGGCAGTGGAAGTGCAGGCGCTGGCCTTGCGCCGCGGCCTGCTGTATCTCGATACCGAAGCAGGTTCGGGCGCCGAAGCGCTGTATGGACGGATGGGTTACACGAAGGTGGGCGAACTGCCCGAATACTGTGCGACCCCGGCAGGCGCCTGGCGTGCCACCGCCATCTATTACAAGACCCTGTTCGTGCGCGAGCGCCAGGGATCGCTGCAGGGGTGA
- a CDS encoding Ku protein, which produces MARSMWKGAISFGLVHIPVEMYPAVSDKGLDLHMLDRRDFSPIGFKRYNKNTNAEVSWDDIIKGYEYADGEYVVLSDEDLRRANPEATQTIDILAFVDAEDVPLLYYDQPYYLAPGKGGDKVYALLRDVLKRVGKIGIAHVVIRVKQHLAALVCVGDTIVMNTLRYADEIRDPGELKIPTKDTKNAAVTDKELKMAMALVQGMAEDWEPEQYHDTYREDVLAMIEKKIKARQTKTITMPDPEERPARATNVIDLVSLLQASLGKKPGKAAAVDDEDDDEPPPPKRAPKPAARKGDDDAPAPGKRKAATHAEEEEAVAARARPAAKKPVAGKAAAKKPAAKAVAEKAPARRRKAA; this is translated from the coding sequence ATGGCACGCAGCATGTGGAAAGGCGCCATCAGCTTCGGGCTGGTGCATATTCCGGTAGAGATGTACCCGGCGGTGAGCGACAAGGGGCTCGACCTGCACATGCTGGATCGCCGCGACTTTTCGCCCATCGGGTTCAAGCGCTACAACAAGAACACGAATGCGGAAGTGTCCTGGGACGACATCATCAAGGGCTACGAATACGCGGACGGCGAATACGTGGTGCTCTCCGACGAGGACCTGCGCCGCGCCAATCCGGAAGCGACCCAGACCATCGACATCCTCGCCTTCGTCGACGCGGAGGATGTTCCGCTCCTCTACTACGACCAGCCCTACTACCTCGCGCCCGGCAAGGGCGGCGACAAGGTATATGCGCTGCTGCGCGACGTGCTCAAGCGCGTCGGCAAGATCGGCATCGCCCACGTCGTCATCCGCGTCAAGCAGCACCTCGCGGCCCTGGTCTGCGTGGGCGACACCATCGTCATGAACACGCTGCGCTATGCCGACGAGATCCGCGACCCGGGCGAACTGAAGATCCCGACGAAGGACACGAAGAATGCGGCCGTCACCGACAAGGAACTCAAGATGGCGATGGCCCTCGTGCAGGGCATGGCCGAGGATTGGGAGCCGGAGCAGTACCACGACACCTACCGCGAGGACGTGCTGGCCATGATCGAGAAGAAGATCAAGGCCAGGCAGACCAAGACCATCACCATGCCCGATCCGGAAGAAAGGCCGGCCAGGGCGACCAATGTCATCGACCTGGTCTCGCTGCTGCAGGCCAGCCTCGGCAAGAAGCCGGGAAAAGCGGCGGCGGTCGACGACGAGGACGACGACGAGCCGCCACCGCCGAAGCGCGCGCCGAAGCCTGCCGCGCGCAAAGGCGATGACGACGCACCGGCCCCGGGCAAACGCAAGGCTGCTACCCACGCGGAGGAAGAGGAAGCGGTAGCCGCACGCGCCAGGCCGGCCGCGAAGAAGCCGGTTGCCGGGAAAGCGGCGGCGAAAAAGCCTGCCGCGAAGGCCGTCGCCGAGAAGGCACCGGCACGGCGCAGGAAGGCGGCCTGA
- a CDS encoding right-handed parallel beta-helix repeat-containing protein produces the protein MPRPAPRSTPSSRAHGNPANAWHAVLFCALLLGLDGCRLRDGSSEQLVVPEVVRTNLYVAPNGSDANPGTQAEPFRTIGRAAQVVTAGTTVYVAPGQYTGGFRTNTSGSMEARIIFQSSERWGAKIVPPLDSRTTSAWDNRGSYVDIVGFEIDGNQYQSGSKWLSGIYNGGSHNSIRDNHVHHVGLDVPCESAGGSGIGVDSYYKGKHADVIGNNVHDIGPLECRFHHGIYVSTQARIRNNLVYRVSGAGIHLWHDAQRVEITGNTVSTSGSGIVVGGGDFYYAKGPNDHTLVANNIVFDNKHGILEQGVTGDNNQYRHNLVFQNAVADWRLPPGREHVGTIAAEPAFVEYSRTGTPDFRLSARSPAIGKGISLDQPGQALLGKAHGKTGGVDIGAFQHQN, from the coding sequence ATGCCACGTCCAGCCCCCCGCTCCACGCCCTCTTCCCGCGCCCATGGCAATCCCGCCAATGCCTGGCACGCGGTCCTGTTTTGCGCGCTCCTGCTCGGACTCGACGGCTGCCGTCTGCGCGACGGCTCGTCCGAGCAGCTGGTGGTCCCGGAAGTCGTGCGCACCAACCTGTACGTCGCCCCCAACGGATCGGACGCCAACCCCGGCACCCAGGCCGAGCCCTTCCGCACCATTGGCCGCGCGGCCCAGGTAGTGACCGCGGGCACGACTGTCTACGTGGCACCCGGCCAGTACACGGGGGGCTTTCGCACCAATACCAGCGGCAGCATGGAAGCGCGCATCATCTTCCAGTCGTCCGAGCGCTGGGGAGCGAAGATCGTGCCGCCGCTCGATTCGCGCACCACCAGTGCCTGGGACAACCGCGGCAGCTATGTCGACATCGTCGGCTTCGAGATCGACGGCAACCAGTACCAGAGCGGCAGCAAGTGGCTCAGCGGCATCTACAACGGCGGCTCGCACAACAGCATCCGCGACAACCACGTGCACCATGTCGGCCTCGACGTGCCCTGCGAGAGTGCCGGCGGCTCCGGCATCGGCGTGGACAGCTACTACAAGGGCAAGCACGCAGACGTCATCGGCAACAACGTGCACGACATCGGGCCGCTCGAGTGCCGCTTCCACCACGGTATCTACGTCAGCACCCAGGCGCGCATCCGCAACAACCTGGTCTATCGGGTCTCGGGCGCCGGCATCCACCTGTGGCATGACGCCCAGCGCGTCGAAATCACCGGCAACACGGTGTCCACCTCGGGCTCGGGCATCGTCGTGGGCGGCGGCGACTTCTATTACGCGAAAGGGCCGAACGACCACACGCTCGTTGCCAACAACATCGTCTTCGACAACAAGCATGGCATCCTCGAACAGGGCGTCACGGGCGATAACAACCAGTACCGCCACAACCTGGTGTTCCAGAACGCGGTGGCCGACTGGCGCCTGCCGCCAGGGCGCGAGCACGTCGGCACCATCGCGGCCGAACCCGCCTTCGTCGAGTACAGCCGCACCGGAACGCCCGACTTCCGCCTCAGCGCGCGCTCGCCCGCAATCGGCAAGGGCATCTCCCTCGACCAGCCTGGCCAGGCCCTTTTGGGCAAGGCGCATGGCAAGACCGGGGGCGTGGACATCGGCGCTTTCCAGCACCAGAACTAG
- a CDS encoding endonuclease/exonuclease/phosphatase family protein — protein MPKLITWNIQSARTPEGGADVGQVPAALDRFSDFDILCLQEVASGFPARDGSPGGDQFAELTARFPGYTPMACVAVDTLAPDGSRQRLGSMVFSRYPVLQVLRHSLPWPSDPGVMSMPRCALELTLQTPRGLLRVLSCHLEYFSPLQRMAQVAQLRTLQREAVLHALHPRPGKGMPAHSRRRRGRSRPCSQATSTCCPTRASMPCCWRPLPMAHPPCAMPGTWSIPAAPMRPRSGCATAIRAPARPSPSTSLS, from the coding sequence ATGCCCAAGCTCATCACCTGGAATATCCAGTCCGCCCGCACTCCGGAAGGCGGCGCCGACGTCGGCCAGGTCCCCGCTGCGCTCGACCGCTTCTCCGATTTCGACATACTCTGCCTGCAGGAAGTGGCCAGCGGATTTCCCGCCCGCGACGGCAGCCCCGGCGGCGACCAGTTTGCCGAACTGACTGCACGCTTTCCTGGTTATACGCCCATGGCCTGCGTCGCCGTCGATACGCTGGCGCCCGACGGCAGCCGCCAACGCCTGGGCAGCATGGTGTTCTCGCGCTATCCCGTCCTGCAGGTACTGCGCCATTCGCTGCCCTGGCCAAGCGACCCCGGCGTGATGAGCATGCCGCGCTGCGCACTCGAGCTCACGCTGCAGACGCCGCGCGGCCTGTTGCGCGTGCTGTCCTGCCACCTCGAGTATTTTTCGCCGCTCCAGCGCATGGCCCAGGTCGCGCAACTTCGCACGCTGCAGCGCGAAGCCGTATTGCACGCCCTGCACCCGCGCCCGGGCAAGGGGATGCCGGCGCATTCGCGGCGACGGCGCGGCCGGTCCCGGCCGTGTTCGCAGGCGACTTCAACATGCTGCCCGACTCGAGCGAGCATGCCCTGCTGCTGGCGCCCTTTACCGATGGCACACCCGCCCTGCGCGATGCCTGGCACCTGGTCCATCCCGGCCGCGCCCATGCGCCCACGGTCGGGCTGCGCGACAGCAATCCGGGCGCCGGCACGCCCTTCACCTTCGACTTCGCTTTCGTGA
- a CDS encoding SDR family oxidoreductase: MANQDDVANHQKAIQNRQDQLDASAGQQEGEKPVQIGAQQPVPPMPSQHLAKPGLEAQMEVKPRFMAESYKGSGKLEGQVAIVTGGDSGIGRAVAVLFAREGADVAILYLNEHEDAAETQRCVEAEGRRCVTIAGDVKDMQFCQQAVDAVVAEWGRLDVLVNNAAFQMHASSLADITEERFDETFRTNIYGYFHMAKAALPYMKRGAAIVNTGSVTGIKGSKMLLDYSSTKGAIHAFTMSLAANLLDKGIRVNCVAPGPVWTPLNPADQSPDKIVHFGESTTYGRAAQPEELSPAYVFLASNACSSYITGIVLPVTGSVGE; encoded by the coding sequence ATGGCAAACCAGGACGATGTAGCGAACCACCAGAAGGCGATCCAGAACCGCCAGGACCAGCTTGACGCCAGCGCCGGCCAGCAGGAAGGCGAGAAGCCGGTGCAGATCGGCGCCCAGCAGCCGGTGCCGCCGATGCCTTCCCAGCACCTGGCCAAACCCGGACTGGAAGCGCAGATGGAGGTCAAGCCGCGCTTCATGGCCGAAAGCTACAAGGGCAGCGGCAAGCTGGAAGGCCAGGTCGCGATCGTCACCGGCGGCGACTCCGGCATCGGCCGCGCCGTGGCGGTGCTGTTCGCGCGCGAAGGCGCCGACGTCGCCATCCTCTACCTGAACGAACACGAGGACGCGGCCGAAACCCAGCGCTGCGTCGAAGCCGAAGGCCGCCGCTGCGTGACGATTGCCGGCGACGTCAAGGACATGCAGTTCTGCCAGCAGGCGGTCGACGCGGTGGTGGCCGAATGGGGGCGGCTGGACGTGCTGGTCAATAACGCCGCCTTCCAGATGCACGCCAGTTCGCTCGCGGACATCACCGAAGAACGCTTCGACGAGACCTTCCGCACGAACATCTACGGCTACTTCCACATGGCCAAGGCTGCCCTGCCCTACATGAAGCGCGGCGCGGCGATCGTCAACACCGGCTCGGTCACCGGCATCAAGGGCTCGAAGATGCTGCTCGACTATTCGTCGACGAAGGGCGCGATTCACGCCTTCACGATGTCGCTGGCGGCCAACCTGCTGGACAAGGGCATCCGCGTCAACTGCGTGGCGCCCGGCCCGGTCTGGACCCCGCTCAACCCGGCCGACCAGTCGCCGGACAAGATCGTCCATTTCGGCGAGAGCACCACCTATGGCCGCGCCGCCCAGCCGGAGGAACTGTCGCCGGCCTACGTGTTCCTGGCCTCGAACGCCTGCTCGAGCTACATTACGGGCATCGTGCTGCCGGTCACCGGCAGCGTCGGCGAATAA
- a CDS encoding 1-acyl-sn-glycerol-3-phosphate acyltransferase yields MSDYQLHPAALPTWSQRAALRMLTLLGWKMRFRPLPGPHGIAVVYPHTSNWDFLIGLLGKWALDLPFRWLAKDSLFRGPTGPLMRYWGGIAVDRRAPMGATRKLAEQMLAEKWCWVGITPEGTRGYRPHWKSGFYHLASAANVPLMLVYLDYRKKELCLIDHLRLTGDQDADMAAIAAVYKDVTALYPGNAAPIQLAPPHTGPERRKSSS; encoded by the coding sequence ATGAGTGATTACCAGCTGCATCCCGCGGCATTGCCCACCTGGAGCCAGCGCGCCGCGCTGCGCATGCTGACGCTGCTTGGCTGGAAAATGCGCTTCCGGCCCCTGCCTGGTCCGCACGGCATCGCTGTCGTGTACCCGCACACCTCGAACTGGGACTTTTTGATCGGCCTGCTCGGCAAATGGGCGCTGGACTTGCCATTTCGCTGGCTGGCCAAGGATTCGCTATTCCGCGGCCCCACGGGCCCCTTGATGCGCTACTGGGGAGGCATCGCGGTCGACCGCCGCGCACCGATGGGCGCAACGCGCAAGCTGGCCGAGCAGATGCTGGCGGAGAAATGGTGCTGGGTCGGGATCACGCCGGAAGGCACGCGCGGCTATCGCCCACACTGGAAGAGCGGCTTCTACCACCTTGCAAGCGCAGCGAACGTGCCGCTGATGCTGGTCTACCTCGACTATCGCAAGAAGGAACTGTGCCTGATCGATCACCTGCGCCTCACGGGCGACCAGGATGCCGACATGGCCGCGATCGCCGCCGTCTACAAGGACGTCACGGCGCTGTACCCGGGCAACGCGGCACCGATCCAGCTCGCGCCGCCCCATACGGGCCCGGAACGCCGCAAGAGCAGTTCCTGA
- a CDS encoding diguanylate cyclase, whose protein sequence is MRAGDEEFIVIAPHASAADGLKVAEKLRGAIAATVIPGVDGVTVSLGVAALGEQESADSLARTGQRRPARAKRAGRNGVELALQ, encoded by the coding sequence GTGCGTGCCGGCGACGAGGAATTCATCGTCATCGCGCCGCACGCGAGCGCTGCCGATGGCCTGAAGGTGGCCGAGAAGCTGCGCGGCGCGATTGCCGCTACCGTCATCCCCGGCGTCGACGGCGTCACTGTCAGCCTGGGCGTGGCGGCGCTGGGCGAACAGGAGAGCGCCGACTCGCTTGCCCGTACGGGTCAACGCCGCCCGGCACGCGCCAAGCGGGCGGGTCGCAACGGCGTCGAACTGGCACTGCAATAG